A stretch of Capricornis sumatraensis isolate serow.1 chromosome 10, serow.2, whole genome shotgun sequence DNA encodes these proteins:
- the ATOH7 gene encoding transcription factor ATOH7 encodes MKSCKPCNTAAGARAAPPCAGGAECAGTCAGAGRLESAARRRLAANARERRRMQGLNTAFDRLRRVVPQWGQDKKLSKYETLQMALSYIMALTRILAEAERFGSERDWVNLHCEHFGRDHYLPFAGAKLPAETEPYGQRLFGFQPEPFQMAS; translated from the coding sequence ATGAAGTCCTGCAAGCCCTGCAATACGGCGGCGGGAGCGCGTGCCGCGCCCCCTTGCGCGGGTGGTGCCGAGTGCGCGGGCACGTGCGCGGGGGCCGGGCGGCTGGAGAGCGCGGCGCGCAGGCGCCTAGCTGCAAACGCGCGCGAGCGCCGCCGCATGCAGGGGCTCAATACGGCCTTCGACCGCTTGCGCAGGGTGGTGCCCCAGTGGGGCCAGGATAAAAAGTTGTCCAAGTACGAGACCCTGCAGATGGCACTGAGCTACATCATGGCTCTGACCCGCATTCTAGCCGAGGCTGAGCGCTTCGGCTCGGAGCGGGACTGGGTCAATCTCCACTGTGAGCACTTCGGCCGAGACCACTACCTTCCGTTTGCGGGCGCGAAGCTGCCGGCAGAGACCGAGCCCTACGGCCAAAGGCTCTTCGGCTTCCAGCCTGAGCCCTTCCAGATGGCCAGTTAG